CGTTTATCGGTGTTGGCGTCAGCGTAGGGGTGGGGGTGTAAGTCGCCGTGGGGGTCAAGGTAGAAGTTTGGGTGGGTGAGGGGGTGTGGGTAGCGGTAGAGGTGGCGGTCGGTGTCAGTGTGGGTGTTTGCGCTAGCGCATATGCCTGATATCTGCCTTTCCCCCATGATACTAAGCCAATTAGGACGATCATGCCCACCAAAATCAATCCCGCTCGGATCCCCAGGACCTTCAAACGATAGCTACTTAATTTCCGTTTCAGCTCCTTAACTCCTGGGTCGACGGGGAAACGCTTCATCACATCCGTGCTCTGGCGAGCGGCTTCAGCCGGCCAGGCAGGGTTTTTCTCATATGCCTGGTTGGCTGCGTGCAGTTCGTTATCGAACTTCTGGTACTCGCGTTGCTGGCGGTCAAGTTCGTTTTGCAGGCGATCCAGGCTCTCGTCTACACCTTCCAGATTGCGTATCTGCGCCAGGTTCTGCCGGGCTTGCTTGTTCAGGTATAAACCTTCTTCCAGGGTGGTGGCATGGTCAGCCTGGTTCTTGAGTGCCCGTGTTTGCTCTTTAAGCGGCTCAACCACGCGGGGAGTGATAGTTTTAAAGCGCTCGATCAGCCGTTCGAAGGCAGGATTATCGCCATACTCGATCACGAGCGCATCCAGGCTGGCTTTTGCCTGGGAAGCGGTCTTAGGGTCAAGCTCAGCCTGGTTTAAATAGTCATAAATTGATCGCAGAGTGTCTTTTACCTTTTGCAAGCTTTGCACCCGATCGGCATATTTCGGCATGCCTGTTGCCCCGGTTGCCGCTTGAATCCGCTCGATGGCATCATCAATATTCCCAAGTTTGAATAAATTCAATCCCTCTTCATAGGCTTTTTCTGCATCAATGTTCTCTTGCAGCTTTTGGGCGAAGTCCTGGCCTTCCTGCCAGCGTTGAATCCCCAGCTCGTGCAGTGAATTCTGGGCACTCTCCAGTAAGGCCAGTGCATCCGCAAACCGCCCGACACGCGCCGCAGATTGTGCTTTTCCATAAGCGGATGCCGCATCGGCTGGAAGTGCGACGACCGGAATATACCCCGTACGCAGGTAGTTCTCAGCTTCCGTGCGATGTTGCCGGGCGCGTTCCCAGTTCGGCTCCAGCTGCAAGACACGGTCAAAAACCTGCACAGCTTCAGCATATCTTCCACTGTAGAAGAGCTTCTCAGCCATATCCATCTGCGATTCAGCAGCCGGGTTGTGTTCTCGCTCAGGCTCTGAGAAGGGCCCTTCCTGACTAGAACCGCCTTCGGATGGAGAGGTAGCTGCATCTACTTTACCACTCGCCTGTCCAAGCAAGGCTTTATCGCCATCTTCCTGGTCTTGGATGCGTGCCATCAGATCCTTCCGCCAGGCTTGCAAAGCAGTCTTCTCATCTGGGGTCAGGCTTTGGTATGCCTCGGAATTGACCAGCTCTTCGATATCCAACAGGATATGCCGCATATCGACAATGCTGCTCGTTGCGTTCGTTGTAAGCTCTTGGTATTGCTTTTCGATCTGGGAAAGTGGATTTAGATTATTTTGATCACTCATACGCATGGGTACTGAATTTATTATTTAGGCACCGGGCAGTTGTTGGTAAATAGCCAGCAGGTCTTTCCTGACCTCGCCGATCTGAGTATACCCTTGATTAAGCATCTGCTCCAGGATCGATCGCAGCTGGTTGGGCAAGCGTTCATCATCATAAGTCCAATTTACCAGGTAATGAGTAGAGGCTTTTTCAATATCCTCCGGCCGGTTGGGTCCCAGTGGCAGGCTGCCCTGGGCAGGGCGTCCGGTAAAAAGGTGATGCATCCCGCGCGCCCCCAGCTGGACCAGGTCAAACTGGATTTCTGCATCCGGTAAACCCTGAGAGTGACGTTTGGCAATGTTCCAGTCAATCATTACCACCCCATGTGTTTCGACATCCCAATAGTAATGGAGCAGTTTATGGTCCCGATAGACAATATTTCGATCGTGGGCAAATTGTAAAATGTCGCAGATCTGTAGCGCCAGCACCAGGCTGTCGCGCAGCGAGAGAAACCAGCCGTGGGTATAGCTAGCATCACAGTAGTGCAGCAAGTTGTGCTCCGGATTGCGTTTCACCAGGGCGAGATACGGCAACCATCCCAGGGCTAATTGTCTGTCCATCGCAGCCAGGAAGTTTTGGGCTTGCTCGGTTCTAAAATGGATCACCTGCCCCGTAAGCTCTTCTACAGACGAATGGCTTTCATCGCTGGGTAGTGACTGGTCGTCGTCCAGCTTGAGATATCCAAGTTCCACGAGCGGAGTGATGCCCGGCACGTCATACAGCATGGTCAGGATCTGGGTCTCTTCGATAAATAACGGCACAGCGTATTCCAGCTGGTCGGAGCGCATGACCTTGAAAGCCTGCGAAACTGGGTGTTTGGAGAGATTGTTCAGGCGTCCACTGAATACCCTGGCTGAAGAGCCGCGGGCTTCTGGCCTCCAGGTGTCCAGCGGTTCACCCAGAACCATCTTCTGGTCAGGACCAAACCTACCCTCCAGGACGCCTTCGGTAGTTTTTATAGGGGTATGCCTGGGCGTGGCTCTTTCCACCTTCAGCGGGTGGGTATGGGGTAACGACACAATTTCCCGTGATTGATATTCCTTCAGCCACGGTAATTCCTTCATGATCTCAGGGAACTCAATCAACAAATCGACCGATCGGGTCCCTTTACGCAGTCGCTTGAAGGCTTCCAGGGTGTCATCCAACCAGCTTGCTGGTCCCACCCGATTACGCAAGGTACGTCCTGCCAGTTCAACGGATGTCAGGTAATCGTAGAATGGCTCATCCTTGCTGGCGCCTTTTTGTATACGCGCCAGCCATCCTGGTGCTGCCGCAATCGCCTTTTCTGCGGTGATCAGGCGGTTCCGGTCGGGGTCCCACATCAGGATTGAGCGTAACCCACGCCGGGCAAGCTCAAAATCCTTTGCCTCCCAGGCTTTTAAAACCAGGTCAACCTGGGCGCTTGGCTGCATCAGGCAGTTTTCTAATATTTCACGCCAGCCGGGCAGCTGCTCCTCTATGAAAGGCAGCAGGCTATCCACTACAGCATAACTGATGCTTGAGTGGGGAGGCGAAGGCTCAGTCTCTTTCCACTTCTTGATGATTTCTTCATTAACCAAGGCAATCAGGTCGGTATTGGCTTGCCAGTGAAAACCATTCAGGTCGTGGTTCTGGCTGTTGCTGCCTTCGAAAGACTCCCGTAGGTGTTGATTGCCTTTTCTGGTTAACTCAGCCTGCATGGTGTAGTACAGGCGAGCGAACGTCGTATAAGGAGTGATGGCTTCGGGCTCGAGGTCAAGGCACACGCTTCGCGCTTTCTGGCTGATTTTATTCCACCAGTCAGGGCGGGCCTGGTCACCGAGGTAAGTAAAAATTTCCCATAATAACGTGGTCCAATCACCAGATACACCTGCGGTGAGGGAGTTAATGAATGCTGTGCGGGTTGATTCATCGCTGCTTGCCTTGTGCAACGCAACACTAGCAACCTCCGCTAAAAGGTTCCATTTCTCTGGATAAGCGAAAGGTAATTTGCTGGCCGTCTCACAGACCTGTAAAAATTCAGAGATTTTATTCTCCGCAGCCATCTGGTAGGCTGCTTTGGCAATGAAATTACTGGCTCCCGATTGATCGGGTTGTTCTCCATAAACCGATAGTTTTTCCTGGAGTACCTGGTAGTATCGGATTTGTTCCAAATCTGGCCTGGATAGGCTTTGGAATTCTCCTTCCTGGCGACGGAGTGCCTGAAGCTGTTCCTCGTCTGCCTTGTACTGGTCTTCAAGAATGCCTTTGAGCACCTGGAACGCATTCGTATAGGCATCAACATCGGGCATATCTTTGGGCCATTTGAGGTCACGATACAGAGCAGGATTCACTTCCAGCAGAAAATTACCCATTTCGTCGATGAATTGGCGCTTATCATCCACCATGCTATTCCGCCGGTTTTTTGTGATGCCTCCGCCCTCCAGAAATTGGCTGTTGCCCCAATCGATGACCGTTATGCTCCTGGTTACGGCATCCCAATACAGGTGGTTCGGCTTGACATCGTTCCAAAGGATGCCGTTGTGATTGCCTGCTTCGTCACGGAATTCAGTTGTATGGATGTTTTCCAAAAAACTGAGCATGGTTAATAAGATGCGTACCAGCAAAGGCGCTGGAAATTCTTTATACCGTGACCACTGGTTGACGATGGGGGTATATTCGGGATTTTCTCGTAATTGCTCAACGCTGGCACCACCAAACTGGATAAACTGGCTCAATTGTTTTAAATCAAACCCACAAGCTTGTTCAATGACAATGAAAGCTTGCTCACCCAGGTCGAATTCCGGCCTGTTTTGATCGATTAATGCCGGTGTTTTTAGCTTTAGGAGTGAGTTAGGGCTTGTAATTCTTTGCAGAGAGCGCAAAATACTTGCTTCTGTTCTGATTTGGCTTGCCTGACGCAGGCTATCGCTAAAAAATGCCCCTCTGCGCGGCCGTTTAACAATTGCAGGTTGTTTATCCAATACCGATTCTGCCAGGTAGACTTCCCCGGCATCACCTTCCCCTAGTTTTTGGATCAGGTTCCAGCTTTGCCGCTGTCCCTGGATGGTTTCACTTGTAACAGTAATCATTCTCCAACATTGTAACCCAGATTAGGCATGGTCCGTGAGCGTGTCGTAGCCTTCTTCTGTGGTCTGTGACGAAGTATACAAGATAGTTGTTCCCTCCGCATTAGCAGATAATTAGGGTATCCTTTTTATATTGGCGATAGATTTCAAGACAGGTTTTGTGCTCTCCTGCCATCATATGATCGATTGGTTTTACACCTAATTGCTGCATTGCAGGCAGGCTTAGCGGAAGGTAAAATTGTCCTGCACTTGAGGCTGTGGTAAATTTATAGTTTTTGGATAAAGGGAAAATATGACTGAATCAGCTGACCAGGTAACCGAAAAAGCTTCCATTCGGCAATTGCCTCGCAACGTTTGGGCTGTTGGCTTAACGAGCTTCTTCATGGATGTGTCCAGCGAGATGGTGCTTAATATCCTGCCTCTATTTCTGGCGAACGTGCTGGGGGTGAAGACCAACGTGATTGGCTTGATTGAAGGGCTAGCCGAAGCAACTGCCAGCATTTTGAAACTATTTTCAGGCTGGTTGTCCGACAAGCTGGGTGGGCGTAAGTGGTTGGCGGTCGTAGGCTATGGGTTGTCAGCGCTTTCAAAACCTTTCTTTTACTTTGCCACCACGTGGGAGATGATCGCCGTTGTCCGCTGGGTTGATAGGGTAGGCAAGGGCATCCGAACCGCCCCGCGTGATGCCCTGGTAGCCGATTCTGTCACCAAGGAAACACGTGGCCTGGCATTCGGTTTTCATCGCGCCCTCGACACAGCCGGTGCGATGACCGGCATCATCATCGCCGTGGTGATCGTATGGCTCACCCAAAAGAACTCCGCAGATTTGATGAAGCCAACGTTTGAGACCGTGGTGTTGATTAGTTTGCTTCCGGCCTTCCTGGCCGTCTTGTCGCTGATCATTGGAGCCAGGGATGTCCCGGTTAAAGAGCGGCGTGCCGCTCCCAGGTTTTCCTTACGTGGCATGGGTCGACCATTCATTATCTTCCTGGTCATCGTTTGTATCTTTACCTTGGGGAACTCTGCAGATGCCTTCCTTGTGCTGCGTGCTCAAAATCTTGGCGTGTCCGTGACGGGCATCCTGTTGATGCTGGTCATGTTCAACCTGATCTATTCCCTGGTATCCACACCGGCAGGTGCCCTCTCCGACCGCGTCGGCCGTAAGCGGTTGATCATCGGCGGATGGCTGGTATATGCGGCGATTTATCTGGGATTCGCTTTCGCGAGCATCTCCTGGCAGGTGTGGTTGCTTTATGTGGTGTACGGCCTGTATTACGGCATGGCATTCGGGACAGCCAATGCCCTGGTTGCCGACCTGGTCCCTGAGAATCTGAGGGGCACTGCCTATGGCACCTATAATGCCACCGTCGGGATCCTGGCATTCCCGGCTTCTTTTATTGCCGGGCTGCTTTGGCAGGGGATTGGTTCATGGCCAGGGTTTGGGCCATCCGCCCCCTTCATGTTTGGTGGAACGCTTGCCTTAATCGCCGCCTTGCTGATGGCCTTCTGGATGCCGAAAATAAATCCAGGAGGAGAGGCTTCCTACAAGGCAGGAGGGCAGTAATACATCGGAATTGAATTGGTTTTTTGTCTAAAAAGTCGATCAGCCGGGAAGCTATGTTTACCTGGCTTATCCTGGAAATCTCATTTGTCTGGGTTATTCTCTGGTGCTAATACAGAACGGATGATTTGCCCCTGGGCGATCCAGCCTGAATACTCACCAAAATCCACATACCACCAGTTATTCCCCTTGGCCAGCACGCCTTGCAAGCTGTTCATCTGTTGCAAGATGACGCCGTGGGTTCCTGCCGGTAGGGTGGCAAAGCTGTCGTAATTTGTCCCTGGACCTAATCGAAGCGTTGTCTCACCCGATGTTGTAACCTGGTCGCCAGGCATATAGGTTTTTGAATAGGCTTCAGGTTGGACAACCACCATCAGCATCCCGTTTGCCACCGGTCGTTCGATGCCTGCCACTGACAGTATAGCTTGAGGTTCGCTTTGGTAAACTTGTTTACCGTTGAAACCTGCCTTCGTTGTGAAGGGAAGATAGATGTGGTAGGCTCCTTGGCAGGTGTAGATGTTACAAAAAGTGTTATTGACCACCTGCCCGTTGATTACCAGCGTCGATGAACCGCCTCCATCTTGCGCCACTCCCCAGGTAGCCCCAAGCGTATCCAGAGCAAAGGCTGCCAGCTCATGAATCGTCATGCCGACGCTGTGCTCAGTATCTCGGCCATCGACTACGATAAAAAAAATATACTGAGCATTATATGCGATAGCAGTTCGTGGATTATGGCTGGTGGCACCAGAGTCGGTAAAATCCCTGATTTGGCTGTTCTTCAGAAAGAAGTAAGCCCCCTGGATGCTAGCATATGTCTTCGTCCAGCTGCTATTGTCGGTTGTCTTGCAATCATCCAGGTAAGGTGTGATTTCTTGTGACACATAGATTTCGCTGCCGATTTCTGCATTTTGAACAAGCGTTTGGGCTGCGCTACCGCTGGCTGAAAGCACGATGGAGTTAAACGGGATCAAGCTGTTCCCTTCGTTCTCATGGATTTCACGGATAATTCCCACGGCTTTATTTGGTGTGGGAAGGATCAGGGAAGGGCGGGCCATTTCGACCACCACTTCAACTCCAGCGCTCGACGTACCGGTTCGGCTGTTGTATTGGGGAGTAAATAACACCAGCTCATCGACATCGCGATAGTCGTTAATCCTCGTAATCTCCTGGCTTTTACCGGTCGCTGGATAGGTGATCAGCTGCTTTTCTGGCCGGTGGTTGACACACTCTCCAATAAATGCACTTCGGTCGAGCTTCCAGGCAAATCCACTCCAACCGCCTAAGTTATCGTAACGCTTGGCATACCACCCCGACTGGATCTGCCCACCCCATGGCATGCCGTTTCCATAATCGAAGTATGAGCCATTGATTGCCACAACCGCCTGGTTCCTCATACCCCAGGTGGGTGGATTGGCACCACCTCCCCAGTAATTGATGGCTTGATCATAGCGGTTAAACATCCCACTGACCGTCTCTCTGCCCTCGGCGAGTTTTCCGTTTGCGATCGTGCTTTCCAGGGTTAGGTTTGTATTGCTTCGGTCCATCCGGACGACAAAAACGTTGTTGGGATCGGGCAGATGGATCTTTGTGTAATCGATTCCAGGCAGGACGACCGTCCATCCAAGACTGTCAGGTTGTTCTGCGGTTGAAACACTCACTGGGAAGAGCAGAACAAATATGAGAAGTAATGGCAGGGATTTTCGAAGCTTCATTGGACCACCTAAACACCAATTTTATCAATAATTGTTGAATATACCAATAATATTGCAAGATAATTTTAATCTGATAAACACCATGAATTTATGCGTTCCTAACCTTACAGGTTCTTCAACTGATTCCGTTATCCACAGATAATATTTTTCCCGAGGTCGTTTGTAATCTTCCAGATTAGATGCAAGAAATTTACCGCTTTCTTTTAAGGGTAGGACACGCTGCCCAGATATATCCGGGAAATGAAGTAGTGGCCCCTTGATGCTGGATTGTCGCCTTACCGGACAGATACCGCTCAATTGACGAATCGGTGTTTTGCGGGTACAATCCGTGCTACATTTTTGGGCCCATAGCGCAGTTGGGAGCGCGTCTCAATGGCATTGAGAAGGCCGAGGGTTCGAATCCCTCTGGGTCCACTAAAAGTCATGGCAGGAGTATTAAGCCATCCTTCAGCGAGCCGGGAGAGAGAGGTGTGAGCCCGGCATAGTGCCAAGGGAGCACGGAAAGCAAGGTTGAACTCGCCTGCCGCCCTTGATCACAAGGGCAGACTTCAGCAGTGAAGGCATCAATTGATTTAGCTGCTGGCAGGATTCGCCTGTTATCGCGATAACTGAGTGGCTGTGAAGGCCAGGTTTCGACCAGGTCTCTCAGCAATCAGGGTGGTACCACGGAGAAGACCTTCGTCCCTGTTAGTGGAGAAGGTTTTTTGTTCTTTAAAAATACGACATAAGCAGAAATTGCATCAGGCTACCGGCTCGGAGTCGATCACATTCAAGAAAACATCCAGCACTTCCGGATCAAATTGAGAGCCTTTTACTTTTTTCAATTCGGCCACCGCTTCTTCATGGGTGCGACCCTGACGGTAGTAGCGATCCTCAACCATGGCCTGGTAGGCATCCGCAATGCCCAGGATACGCGCACCGAGTGGGATATTTTTCCCGCTCAGGCCCTTTGGGTAGCCGGTGCCATCATATTTTTCCTGATGCGCTGAGATGGTCGAAGCCAGGGATGGGTAGGCATCGATCGACGATACGATATTTGAGCCGATGGTTGGGTGCATCTTGATCAGCATCCAGTCTTCTTCGGAAAGGATGGCTTTTTTCCTCAGTACCCGGTCTGAGATGCCGATTTTTCCGATATCGTGCAGGATCGACGCCCAGTAGACGATTTCTACTTCGTCATCGTTCATCTCAAGCTTTCGGGCGGTGGTGCTGGCCCATTTGGCCACCTTCGTGCTGTGCTCGCCGTTTTTCGATACCCGGCGATCAACGAACTTGGACATGCTGATCAGTAACTGGAGCCAGAGTGCTTGTTGTTGTGTGTTGGTCATAGGATCTCTTCGCTGGTTGGAATGGTTTCTGGTTTCTCTGATGCAAAATCTATACCAGCTTGAAGGTAGCGTGGATCGCTCAATTGTAAGGACATTGTGTTTGTTGGATAGGTTGTAAGAATGGAAGAATTCGATTTTGATGCGGTATTCGATGTTGATGACTACCTGTATTTTTACAGTGAGGCCTTAACTGACGAGCGCACCGAGGCAGAGGTCAGTGCGCTGGTCAGCTTGCTTGGCTTGGATCAGCCAGCGAAAATCCTTGACCTGGCTTGCGGGTTCGGCCGTCATACCAACCGTTTGGCTACGCTCGGACACACCATGACCGGTGTCGACATCATGCCTGGCTTCCTTGAAATCGCTCGTCAGGAGGCTACCCGGATGGGCGTCCTGGTGGATTATCAGCAGGCGGATATGCGGCAAATAACCTTCGAGGATGAATTTGATTATGTCACGATCTTGTTTACCGCCTTTGGTTATTTTTCTGATGAACAGAACCTTCAGGTCTTGGTCAATGTTAGCCAGGCGTTGAAAGTAGGCGGCAGGTTCGTCTTCGATAGCATGAACCGGGATGCGATCGTAAAAAATTTCCTTCCCGCCACGGTTATAGAAAAGGAAGGTAACTTGCTTATTGACCGCATGTCCTTCGATAGCCTGCAAGGCAGGTTTTATAATAAACGGATCGTTATCAGGGATGGTGTTCGTAAGGATAAACCTTACTTTGTCCGTTTATATAATGCAAATGAGATCAAGGACTTGCTGGGAAAAGCTGGTTTGGAGCTTGAAAATGTTTACGGTGGTCTGGATCGAAAGGCGTTCACATCCGATTCTCGCCGAATGGTCGTGATCGCCCATAAACCAAGTGGCGTAACGGTTTGATTACGACTCATTGAGATCAGGTGCTGGATGACTGAATAACCAGTTACTCTTCACATTTCATGGAGAATAAAATGTCTGAATTAACGATTTATAACCCTACAGATATTGAACCCAAATGGCAGGCACGTTGGGAGAAGGAGGGTCTGTATCAGGCTGAGATTGATCCTTCGCGTACCAAGTTTTACGCCCTGACCATGCTGCCATATACTTCCGGAGATTTGCATATCGGTCACTGGTACGCCATGACCCCTCCCGATGCACGTGCCCGTTTTAAACGCATGCAAGGGTACAACGTTGTCTTCCCCATTGGTTTCGATGCCTTCGGATTACCGGCTGAAAATGCTGCCATCAAGAAGGGCATCCACCCCAAGACCTGGACCTATGCCAATATTGAGCACATGCGCAAACAGCTCAAAAGCATGGGAGCCATGTGGGATTGGCAGCGTGAGATGATTTCCAGCGACCCGGAGTATTACCGTTGGACACAGTGGTTTTTTATCCAGCTGTACAAGCACGGCCTGGCATACCGCAAGTATTCACCGGTCGATTGGTGCCCTCACTGCCAGACCACTCTGGCGCGTGAACAGGTGCAGGGTGAAGACCGTCATTGTGAGCGGTGCGACACGCCGGTGATCAAGAAAGAGCTGGAACAGTGGTTCTTCAAGAT
This Anaerolineales bacterium DNA region includes the following protein-coding sequences:
- a CDS encoding MFS transporter, translating into MTESADQVTEKASIRQLPRNVWAVGLTSFFMDVSSEMVLNILPLFLANVLGVKTNVIGLIEGLAEATASILKLFSGWLSDKLGGRKWLAVVGYGLSALSKPFFYFATTWEMIAVVRWVDRVGKGIRTAPRDALVADSVTKETRGLAFGFHRALDTAGAMTGIIIAVVIVWLTQKNSADLMKPTFETVVLISLLPAFLAVLSLIIGARDVPVKERRAAPRFSLRGMGRPFIIFLVIVCIFTLGNSADAFLVLRAQNLGVSVTGILLMLVMFNLIYSLVSTPAGALSDRVGRKRLIIGGWLVYAAIYLGFAFASISWQVWLLYVVYGLYYGMAFGTANALVADLVPENLRGTAYGTYNATVGILAFPASFIAGLLWQGIGSWPGFGPSAPFMFGGTLALIAALLMAFWMPKINPGGEASYKAGGQ
- a CDS encoding class I SAM-dependent methyltransferase; translation: MEEFDFDAVFDVDDYLYFYSEALTDERTEAEVSALVSLLGLDQPAKILDLACGFGRHTNRLATLGHTMTGVDIMPGFLEIARQEATRMGVLVDYQQADMRQITFEDEFDYVTILFTAFGYFSDEQNLQVLVNVSQALKVGGRFVFDSMNRDAIVKNFLPATVIEKEGNLLIDRMSFDSLQGRFYNKRIVIRDGVRKDKPYFVRLYNANEIKDLLGKAGLELENVYGGLDRKAFTSDSRRMVVIAHKPSGVTV